Proteins encoded by one window of Porphyromonas vaginalis:
- the lptC gene encoding LPS export ABC transporter periplasmic protein LptC: MTKHQTQSRQMLLLCFSLFAVALLAVTSCQRKDPPPLSDVGLDPETAYSMYTRDVRALVADSGITQYRLLTPEWYVYNKNDKTGREAHWYFPHGLYTEQFDEQDSTTVFVEADSAFYWTDRKLWELHGEVNVRNRAGSRFYSHLLYWDQEEKRIYTPDSVWIETPERSIKGCNFESDEQFTRYTFHGSSGQMLVKDDPEMSE, translated from the coding sequence ATGACCAAACACCAGACACAGAGCCGACAGATGCTCTTACTATGCTTCAGCTTATTTGCTGTGGCTCTGCTCGCTGTGACTAGTTGTCAGCGCAAGGACCCACCACCACTCTCTGACGTAGGGCTAGACCCTGAGACCGCCTACTCGATGTACACCCGAGATGTGCGAGCACTCGTTGCCGACTCAGGTATCACACAGTACAGGCTACTCACTCCTGAGTGGTATGTGTACAACAAAAACGACAAAACAGGCAGAGAGGCTCACTGGTATTTCCCTCATGGGCTCTACACGGAGCAGTTTGACGAGCAGGACAGTACGACCGTCTTCGTAGAGGCTGACTCCGCTTTTTACTGGACAGATCGTAAGCTGTGGGAGCTGCATGGGGAGGTCAACGTACGCAACCGTGCTGGCTCACGCTTTTACTCCCACCTCCTCTACTGGGATCAGGAGGAGAAGCGCATCTACACCCCAGATAGTGTATGGATAGAGACTCCAGAGCGGAGCATCAAGGGGTGCAACTTCGAGAGCGATGAGCAGTTCACTCGTTACACCTTCCACGGGAGCAGTGGTCAGATGCTCGTGAAGGACGATCCTGAGATGAGTGAGTAG
- a CDS encoding hemolysin family protein, which translates to MADTIWLLTYIVLLLLLSGFFSGTEIAYLSADRLRLKLDSKRGGIIGRTLSMLYRRPDRFITTLLVGNNIVLVIYGMVMTRLFAPILAPISSNAVFQITVNSLISTFIIVIFGEYLPKARNRMNPNQQMYRKALPSGFFHILLYPITLFSTGLSKLFMLLLPKDAMPTTEEHPKLTTLDLDNYLNMSQSGEGSSDLDTEVKIIQNAIDFSTTQVRDCMIPRNEIVSCEIGTDAETLTSLFISTGLTKIIVYRENIDNVLGYIHSAEMFKGPDWQARVRTAVFVPESMNGQKLMGILMQRKKSIAIVIDELGGTSGLITLEDLVEEIFGDIEDEHDQNKIVSKHNADGSYTFSGRLEIDDANEQWQLALPTSDEYITIAGLIINHLERIPVPGEQIVIGKLHFDIIKSTDTRIELVKMWKDL; encoded by the coding sequence ATGGCTGACACGATTTGGCTACTGACCTACATAGTCCTACTGTTACTCCTCTCAGGGTTCTTCTCAGGGACTGAGATAGCCTACCTCTCGGCAGATCGCCTGCGTCTCAAGCTCGACTCTAAGCGAGGGGGCATCATCGGGCGTACACTCTCGATGCTCTACCGTCGTCCCGACCGCTTTATCACCACCCTACTCGTAGGTAACAACATCGTACTGGTCATCTACGGTATGGTCATGACGAGACTCTTTGCACCTATACTGGCTCCTATCAGTAGCAATGCAGTCTTTCAGATCACGGTCAATTCGCTTATTTCCACCTTTATCATCGTTATCTTCGGGGAGTATCTGCCTAAGGCGCGTAATCGTATGAATCCCAACCAGCAGATGTATCGTAAAGCACTGCCATCGGGGTTCTTTCACATACTCCTCTACCCGATCACGCTCTTCTCCACAGGGCTCTCGAAGCTCTTTATGTTGCTACTGCCCAAAGATGCTATGCCAACCACTGAAGAGCACCCCAAGCTCACCACGCTAGACCTAGACAACTACCTCAATATGAGTCAAAGTGGAGAGGGATCAAGCGATCTCGACACCGAGGTTAAGATCATTCAAAACGCCATCGACTTCTCCACCACACAGGTGCGAGACTGCATGATCCCCCGCAACGAGATTGTCTCTTGTGAGATCGGCACAGACGCAGAGACGCTCACCTCTCTCTTTATCTCTACTGGACTGACCAAGATCATCGTTTATAGAGAAAACATTGACAACGTCCTCGGCTACATTCACTCAGCCGAGATGTTCAAAGGACCTGACTGGCAGGCGCGTGTACGCACGGCCGTCTTCGTCCCAGAGAGTATGAATGGACAGAAGCTCATGGGCATCCTCATGCAGCGCAAGAAGTCTATCGCGATCGTCATCGACGAGCTGGGAGGCACCTCTGGACTGATCACCCTCGAGGATCTAGTTGAGGAGATCTTTGGCGACATCGAGGACGAGCATGACCAAAACAAAATCGTCTCTAAGCACAACGCCGATGGCTCCTACACCTTCAGCGGGCGACTAGAGATAGATGATGCCAACGAGCAGTGGCAGCTAGCACTCCCCACAAGCGACGAGTATATCACTATCGCTGGGCTCATCATCAACCACCTCGAGCGCATTCCAGTGCCAGGTGAGCAGATTGTGATCGGCAAGCTGCACTTTGACATTATCAAGTCGACAGACACGCGTATAGAACTTGTGAAGATGTGGAAAGACCTCTGA
- a CDS encoding OmpA family protein, whose amino-acid sequence MKVKLFLISLLLGVTTLTLSAQETVAPQAGTKPVYKTTFERGAASDHWFLTLQGGVGAQFLCGNEEKPFMDRLQMSYSLSLGKYHTPSFATRLNLVGAQAHTYYKVGNDVKNYETSFVGAHYDFMFDIINHFSRYNAKRVFHIIPFAGVGYNMKFNKAFEDLHHTAAIDAGLQLQFRLGRRADLVIEGKAIYNNFNFDYSNCPKIDAWNPNAYNGLYGALTAGLNFRMGGVEWTEVVPMDYDLINDLNGQISSLRAQNAELSKRPVSCPECPELTAQTTTTEVMSDKTILFKFDSSRIDKNQMITLYNVSEYVKAHNTPILVIGYTDTTGDANYNLGLSERRAKAVTNALINDFGVSADMITTQWEGATDKLFDTKAWNRVVIIRSK is encoded by the coding sequence ATGAAAGTAAAGCTCTTTCTGATCTCCCTCTTGTTGGGAGTAACGACTCTAACGCTGAGTGCTCAGGAGACTGTAGCACCTCAAGCTGGCACAAAGCCTGTCTACAAGACAACCTTTGAGCGCGGTGCAGCATCAGATCATTGGTTCCTAACACTACAAGGTGGTGTAGGAGCTCAGTTCCTTTGTGGCAATGAGGAGAAGCCCTTTATGGATCGCCTCCAGATGTCTTACTCGCTCTCTTTGGGCAAGTATCACACCCCCTCTTTTGCTACGCGCCTCAATCTAGTTGGTGCACAGGCTCACACCTACTATAAGGTAGGCAACGATGTGAAGAACTACGAGACAAGCTTCGTAGGTGCTCACTACGACTTCATGTTTGACATCATCAACCACTTCAGCCGTTACAACGCTAAGCGTGTCTTCCACATCATCCCATTTGCAGGTGTGGGTTACAACATGAAGTTCAACAAGGCCTTTGAGGACCTCCACCACACAGCAGCTATCGACGCTGGTCTACAGCTTCAGTTCCGTCTAGGACGTCGCGCTGATCTCGTTATCGAGGGTAAGGCTATCTACAACAACTTCAACTTTGACTACAGCAACTGTCCTAAGATCGACGCATGGAATCCTAATGCCTACAACGGTCTCTACGGAGCCCTCACAGCAGGTCTTAACTTCCGCATGGGTGGTGTTGAGTGGACAGAGGTTGTTCCTATGGACTATGACCTAATCAACGACCTCAACGGTCAGATCAGCTCACTACGTGCTCAGAATGCTGAGCTCAGCAAGCGTCCTGTATCTTGCCCTGAGTGCCCTGAGTTAACGGCACAGACTACTACGACAGAGGTTATGTCTGACAAGACGATCCTCTTCAAGTTCGATAGCTCACGCATCGACAAGAACCAGATGATCACGCTCTACAACGTTAGCGAGTATGTCAAGGCACACAATACGCCTATCCTAGTCATCGGCTACACCGATACAACTGGCGATGCCAACTACAACCTAGGCCTCTCAGAGCGTCGTGCTAAGGCTGTCACAAATGCCCTCATCAACGACTTCGGCGTATCAGCTGATATGATCACTACTCAGTGGGAGGGTGCTACAGACAAGCTATTTGACACAAAGGCTTGGAACCGTGTTGTCATCATCCGCTCTAAGTAA
- a CDS encoding peptidylprolyl isomerase, translated as MATLQKIRNRAGLLIIVVGVALLAFIIGDGLRSGSSLLQDNKMVALKIDGKKVKYDEYQQLLTQRTEPYERQRQGKLTDQDRVQISNQLAQELIADYVLEQEAKTLGLRVTPAEVSALIFGEGLPTSQWAAQFFSQFGVDMGDPEQIRSVMSELDMNKIKSLPAEQQSMMISVRNQWLETEKQIRTQRLSEKVNALLTRSYAINSLDEKYTTGLGTRTVAVVRTPSTILPNDQVTVTDQQVKAYYDSHKQLYAFPFEQAKVNYYSILVRPSEADYAAAKAEVDSARVQLLATTTPAKVVRNYDNGNAYETYFTDKELEQYLSTIPNAMTMLREGAIGSVNEPVIVNDSYTLIKLIDRKQAPEEVKVNLIPLDSANAPKADSLIAAIQSGSATLAQIVATYSMDEQVKANGGYLINQDNYTGMPDSTFTEAELFGMGLDTLTKTAVNQFVKMERPGATLLVRKTAPTASVNHYKIAQLTVPINFSEETFRTAQAKINEIFTSDKKFDQMMDDAQKAGLSVVRGEYINSSSAALASIPNSREIISWALRSKAGTVSDKLFRCGENDYLVVAQVETKYPAGFQPFEQVADQVRDYVLMEQRGDKLASNLASKKLNSLDSYATEMQSSVDTLYNISYVTSPNTPSALVGKAMTTAIGKLSAPFRAGTEVVVLQPISENVDASVTKPSPAATAQKRRSYGQQMAYRAMQELVKQTPIEDTRYRFW; from the coding sequence ATGGCTACGCTACAGAAAATCAGAAATCGTGCCGGCCTGCTCATCATCGTAGTAGGTGTGGCACTCTTAGCATTTATCATCGGTGATGGTCTACGATCAGGCTCGTCACTGCTTCAGGACAACAAGATGGTCGCTCTCAAGATTGACGGCAAGAAGGTCAAGTACGATGAGTACCAGCAGCTGCTCACCCAGCGCACAGAGCCATACGAGCGTCAGCGCCAAGGCAAGCTGACGGATCAGGATCGTGTGCAGATCAGCAACCAGCTAGCACAGGAGCTCATAGCCGACTACGTCCTAGAGCAGGAGGCTAAGACCCTCGGACTACGTGTCACCCCAGCAGAGGTCTCTGCACTCATCTTTGGCGAGGGACTACCCACGTCACAGTGGGCAGCACAGTTCTTCTCACAGTTTGGAGTAGATATGGGCGATCCTGAGCAGATCCGTAGCGTCATGAGCGAGCTCGATATGAATAAGATCAAGAGTCTCCCAGCAGAGCAGCAAAGCATGATGATCTCTGTACGCAATCAGTGGCTAGAGACAGAGAAGCAGATTCGCACGCAGAGACTCTCTGAGAAGGTCAACGCACTGCTCACCCGTAGCTACGCCATCAACTCACTCGATGAGAAGTACACCACAGGTTTAGGCACACGCACCGTTGCTGTCGTACGTACGCCGAGCACCATACTGCCCAATGATCAGGTCACAGTAACAGACCAGCAAGTCAAGGCTTACTACGATAGCCACAAGCAGCTATACGCATTCCCATTTGAGCAGGCTAAGGTCAACTACTACAGCATCCTAGTACGTCCTAGCGAGGCTGACTATGCCGCTGCCAAGGCTGAGGTAGACTCCGCTCGCGTACAGCTTCTAGCTACCACGACACCCGCTAAGGTGGTACGCAACTACGACAATGGCAACGCTTACGAGACCTACTTCACAGACAAGGAGCTTGAGCAGTACCTCTCTACCATACCCAATGCCATGACTATGCTTCGCGAGGGTGCGATAGGTAGTGTCAATGAGCCTGTCATCGTCAACGACAGCTACACACTCATCAAGCTCATCGACCGCAAGCAGGCTCCTGAAGAGGTTAAGGTCAATCTGATCCCGCTCGACTCAGCCAACGCTCCAAAGGCTGATAGCCTCATAGCAGCCATCCAGAGCGGATCTGCTACGCTGGCTCAGATCGTAGCCACCTACTCGATGGATGAGCAGGTCAAGGCAAATGGCGGTTATCTCATCAATCAGGATAACTATACAGGTATGCCCGACAGCACCTTTACCGAGGCAGAGCTCTTCGGTATGGGGCTAGACACACTAACCAAGACAGCTGTCAACCAGTTTGTCAAGATGGAGAGACCAGGAGCTACGCTACTCGTTCGTAAGACAGCCCCCACAGCGTCTGTCAATCATTACAAGATCGCACAGCTCACAGTACCCATCAACTTCTCCGAGGAGACCTTCCGCACAGCACAAGCTAAGATCAACGAGATCTTTACGAGCGACAAGAAGTTTGACCAGATGATGGATGATGCCCAGAAAGCAGGTCTATCCGTCGTCCGTGGCGAGTATATCAACAGCTCCTCAGCTGCTCTCGCATCGATCCCCAACTCTCGTGAGATCATCAGCTGGGCACTACGCTCTAAGGCCGGCACAGTATCAGACAAGCTCTTCCGCTGTGGCGAAAACGACTACCTAGTCGTAGCTCAAGTTGAGACTAAGTACCCCGCAGGCTTCCAGCCCTTCGAGCAGGTAGCAGATCAAGTACGAGACTACGTCTTGATGGAGCAGCGCGGCGACAAGCTCGCCTCCAATCTGGCAAGCAAAAAGCTAAATAGCCTCGACAGCTATGCTACTGAGATGCAGTCTAGCGTAGACACGCTCTACAACATCAGCTACGTCACATCACCCAATACCCCATCAGCACTCGTGGGTAAGGCTATGACCACAGCTATCGGTAAGCTCTCAGCGCCATTCCGTGCTGGCACGGAGGTTGTCGTGCTCCAGCCTATCTCGGAGAACGTAGACGCCTCCGTCACGAAGCCCTCTCCTGCAGCTACAGCTCAGAAGCGTCGCTCCTACGGACAGCAGATGGCATACAGAGCTATGCAAGAGCTCGTCAAGCAGACACCTATCGAGGATACACGTTACCGCTTCTGGTAA
- a CDS encoding HU family DNA-binding protein, whose amino-acid sequence MAIKYAIQQINRKGATPNSLETKYYAQAKYDGVTSQADIAQMVSQISAISMGDVLSVMNTVSMLLSMELSNGRIVDLGDLGRFRATLRSKSCDKPEEFKREMIHGNRVIFVPGAQIRHKMTNASYRKSDPTDPTESANKPSNPSSEGSNPSKPTPGNGTGGGSNQEEGNIGI is encoded by the coding sequence ATGGCAATCAAGTATGCTATCCAGCAAATCAATCGAAAAGGTGCAACCCCAAACTCTCTAGAGACCAAGTACTACGCACAGGCTAAGTACGACGGCGTCACCTCACAAGCTGACATCGCTCAGATGGTCTCACAGATCTCTGCAATCTCTATGGGCGATGTGCTCAGCGTCATGAACACGGTCTCGATGCTGCTCTCTATGGAGCTGTCTAATGGTCGTATCGTGGATCTAGGCGATCTAGGTCGCTTTAGAGCAACCCTGCGCAGCAAGTCGTGTGACAAGCCCGAGGAGTTTAAGCGAGAGATGATCCACGGCAATAGAGTGATCTTCGTCCCTGGCGCACAGATCCGTCACAAGATGACCAATGCGAGCTACCGCAAGAGTGACCCCACTGATCCTACCGAGTCGGCCAATAAGCCGAGCAACCCCTCAAGTGAGGGCTCTAATCCTAGCAAGCCTACTCCAGGCAATGGGACGGGTGGTGGCTCTAACCAAGAGGAAGGGAATATCGGAATCTAG
- a CDS encoding helix-turn-helix transcriptional regulator translates to MNRIKVVLVEKGVSQTELAEDLGKSFSTVNAYCSNRQQPSLELLFQIADYLKVSIKDLIVENESKDIE, encoded by the coding sequence CTGAATCGAATCAAAGTAGTGCTGGTGGAAAAAGGAGTTTCACAGACGGAACTCGCTGAAGATCTTGGAAAAAGCTTTAGTACGGTTAATGCCTATTGCTCAAACAGGCAGCAGCCTTCATTGGAGTTGCTCTTTCAAATAGCCGATTATCTGAAGGTTAGTATTAAAGACTTAATTGTAGAAAACGAGTCTAAAGACATTGAATAA
- a CDS encoding DUF4248 domain-containing protein, whose amino-acid sequence MSQSPQDESYLFLVRSYGVQELAIRYFPDVLPASATRHLTRLIRGDSELLDKLTQIGYKQGCRIYTPAMVHLIVRYLGLPQHYIFAEE is encoded by the coding sequence ATGTCACAGAGTCCACAAGATGAGTCGTACCTCTTTTTGGTACGCTCTTATGGCGTGCAGGAGCTCGCCATCCGTTACTTCCCCGATGTCTTACCCGCTAGTGCTACACGCCATCTTACCCGCTTGATACGAGGTGACAGTGAGCTACTCGACAAGCTCACGCAGATAGGATACAAGCAAGGCTGTCGTATCTACACCCCCGCCATGGTGCACCTGATCGTGCGCTACTTAGGTTTGCCGCAGCACTATATCTTTGCGGAGGAATGA
- a CDS encoding type III pantothenate kinase, producing MSQAVADEHMSPTYLLIDQGNSRLKIALATDAQLYPTRLYPEPPTSDQILELICSYQLPAEPLHAIYSSVGKREAPWLDSVKSICQRFVTLDAETPLPLAEIRYDRQSLGVDRIASVVGVARLTSAPALIIDIGTAITYDLLLPERRYMGGNISPGPELRLQALHDYTARLPRVPWSGLQTNLDLWQQELGEQTDQAIWLGVARSIVHEIDSYVETLHQHYPSLEVWITGGYAEDFVKWLKYPTFVETNLVERGLRDILQYQVARSCDS from the coding sequence GTGAGCCAAGCAGTAGCAGATGAACACATGTCTCCCACATACCTTCTCATAGATCAGGGCAATAGTCGCCTCAAGATAGCATTAGCCACCGACGCACAGCTCTACCCGACACGACTTTACCCCGAGCCTCCCACGAGTGATCAGATACTAGAGCTGATATGTAGCTACCAGTTACCAGCAGAGCCCCTCCACGCTATCTACAGCTCTGTAGGAAAGAGAGAGGCACCTTGGCTTGACTCTGTCAAAAGCATCTGCCAACGCTTCGTCACCCTCGACGCAGAGACACCGCTACCACTAGCTGAGATACGGTACGACAGGCAGAGCCTAGGCGTAGACCGCATAGCCAGTGTAGTCGGTGTAGCACGACTCACCTCAGCTCCCGCTCTAATCATCGACATAGGCACCGCTATCACCTACGACCTACTCCTACCCGAGAGACGCTATATGGGTGGCAACATCTCACCGGGTCCTGAGCTACGACTACAAGCACTACACGACTACACGGCTCGCCTACCTCGTGTACCTTGGTCGGGGCTCCAGACGAATCTAGACCTATGGCAGCAAGAGCTAGGCGAACAGACCGATCAAGCTATATGGCTCGGTGTGGCACGAAGCATCGTACACGAGATAGACTCCTATGTAGAAACTCTACACCAGCACTACCCTAGTCTGGAGGTATGGATCACGGGAGGATACGCTGAGGATTTTGTCAAGTGGCTAAAATATCCGACCTTTGTAGAGACAAACTTAGTGGAACGAGGACTGCGTGATATACTACAGTATCAAGTAGCACGTTCTTGTGACAGTTAG
- a CDS encoding tetratricopeptide repeat protein produces MMKLKNLLTPILVLLATSLTLGAQTGVETGTPFGSGDDSIQCRQNISLFTSYVKGNNFKEAYPFWLEALEKCPGSTKNIYLYGVQIMNWKIQTAQDDAARQDAIEKLLKLYDMRIKYFGDDPKYGKDYITTAKINDYLRLYGDKASYDKIYDWAKPVVEEMGEETESQLVYFFVFASMNKAIGNPAWHEHYVDDYMTGNGILQNDVDALTEAGDTVKLQNIQALKGQLDELFATSGLADCNMLIKIYGEGLEKNKDNVKYLQAMLDMFRYAKCENSPLYATASRYLYNIKPTAASAMGLASDCINKGQMSQAKQYLNDAVSLTSDKRLQATAYYTLGVIDMKAHSYASARQYCNKAMAANPSFGAPLILIAQMYAASAKSIFPDDPVKQRLVYGLAIDKLQRARSIDSSVSGEAGRLISQYSGYLPSQQDIFFHPDLNSGDSFYVGGWIGESTRIR; encoded by the coding sequence ATGATGAAACTGAAGAATCTATTAACCCCTATACTAGTCCTCCTAGCAACCTCACTAACGCTCGGGGCTCAGACTGGTGTGGAGACGGGTACTCCTTTTGGCTCTGGGGATGACAGCATTCAGTGCCGACAGAACATTAGCCTCTTCACCTCTTATGTCAAGGGTAACAACTTTAAGGAAGCCTACCCATTTTGGCTTGAGGCTCTAGAAAAGTGCCCTGGATCGACAAAGAACATCTACCTCTACGGAGTGCAGATCATGAACTGGAAGATCCAGACCGCCCAAGATGACGCTGCTCGTCAAGATGCTATCGAGAAGCTCCTCAAGCTATACGACATGCGTATCAAGTACTTTGGTGACGATCCTAAGTATGGCAAGGACTACATAACCACTGCTAAGATCAACGACTACCTACGCCTCTACGGTGATAAGGCTAGCTACGACAAGATCTACGACTGGGCCAAGCCTGTCGTAGAAGAGATGGGCGAGGAGACCGAGAGCCAGCTGGTATACTTCTTTGTCTTCGCCTCTATGAATAAAGCTATCGGCAATCCTGCTTGGCACGAGCATTATGTCGATGACTACATGACGGGTAATGGTATCCTACAGAACGATGTCGATGCGCTCACAGAAGCCGGTGATACCGTCAAGCTACAAAACATACAGGCTCTCAAGGGGCAGCTCGATGAGCTATTCGCCACAAGCGGGCTAGCTGATTGCAACATGCTCATAAAGATCTATGGTGAAGGCCTAGAGAAGAACAAGGACAACGTCAAGTATCTCCAGGCGATGCTCGATATGTTTCGCTACGCCAAGTGTGAGAACAGTCCTCTGTACGCTACCGCTAGTCGCTATCTATACAACATCAAGCCGACAGCAGCCTCTGCTATGGGTCTAGCCTCCGACTGTATCAACAAGGGGCAAATGAGTCAAGCTAAGCAATACCTCAACGACGCCGTCTCGCTCACCTCAGACAAGCGTCTCCAGGCTACAGCTTACTACACGCTCGGTGTCATCGATATGAAGGCACATAGCTATGCCTCTGCACGACAGTACTGCAACAAGGCTATGGCTGCTAATCCCTCTTTTGGCGCACCGCTTATCTTGATCGCACAGATGTACGCAGCCTCTGCCAAAAGCATCTTCCCAGATGATCCCGTCAAGCAGCGTCTCGTATATGGACTTGCTATCGACAAGCTACAGAGAGCTCGTAGCATAGATAGTAGCGTCTCTGGTGAGGCTGGTAGACTGATCAGCCAATACTCAGGCTATCTACCCTCTCAGCAAGATATCTTCTTCCATCCAGACCTCAACTCGGGAGACTCCTTCTACGTAGGAGGCTGGATCGGAGAGTCTACACGCATTCGCTAA
- a CDS encoding OmpA family protein codes for MKAKVFMLSLVVALTAFVAQAQEAQEVDNRPAYKTEFEQDPAAHWFIELHGGAAMLPFGNKANKDAEFVDRISPIASLSFGRWHSPYFATRLRGYAWNVYSFEKPANELVRYQNVFGAASLEFMFDLVNYFAPYRENRVFHLIPFVGLGGHMKFYSANDKSGDKLGTENDYSGLLNGGLALKFRLGKRVDLNLEGQMMVSKNNYQGTRTIHQPADVMALVSAGLTFKLGRVAFQPITPMDYDLVNDLNGQISSLRAQNAELSKRPVSCPECPEAAPATKPVIENVVAFRIGSAKIDKNQMINVYNSAESAKANGGKIYIVGYADEQTGNANINMTLSQRRAEAVKNALINNYGVSADNIVIDFKGDTVQPFATNEWNRVAIIDIK; via the coding sequence ATGAAAGCAAAAGTATTTATGCTATCACTCGTTGTCGCACTGACAGCTTTCGTAGCTCAGGCTCAGGAGGCTCAGGAGGTCGACAACCGCCCCGCATACAAGACGGAGTTTGAGCAAGACCCTGCTGCTCATTGGTTCATCGAGCTGCACGGAGGTGCTGCTATGCTACCTTTTGGCAACAAGGCTAATAAGGACGCTGAGTTTGTAGACCGCATCTCACCCATCGCCAGCCTTTCGTTTGGCCGTTGGCACTCCCCATACTTTGCTACCCGCCTACGCGGCTACGCATGGAATGTATATAGCTTTGAGAAGCCCGCTAACGAGCTCGTTCGCTATCAGAACGTCTTCGGTGCTGCTTCACTAGAGTTTATGTTTGACCTAGTCAACTACTTCGCTCCATACAGAGAGAATCGCGTCTTCCACCTCATCCCCTTCGTAGGTCTAGGTGGTCACATGAAGTTCTACTCTGCAAACGATAAGAGCGGTGACAAGCTCGGTACGGAGAATGACTACAGCGGTCTCCTCAATGGTGGTCTCGCTCTCAAGTTCCGTCTAGGCAAGCGCGTCGACCTCAACCTCGAGGGGCAGATGATGGTCTCTAAGAACAACTATCAGGGTACCCGCACCATCCATCAGCCCGCTGATGTTATGGCTCTGGTCTCTGCAGGTCTCACCTTCAAGCTCGGTCGTGTAGCCTTCCAGCCTATCACTCCGATGGACTATGACCTCGTCAATGACCTCAACGGTCAGATCAGCTCGCTACGTGCTCAGAATGCTGAGCTCAGCAAGCGTCCTGTTTCTTGCCCTGAGTGCCCAGAGGCTGCTCCTGCTACCAAGCCTGTTATCGAGAATGTTGTAGCCTTCCGTATCGGCAGTGCTAAGATCGACAAGAACCAGATGATCAACGTATACAACTCTGCTGAGTCTGCTAAGGCAAATGGTGGCAAGATCTACATCGTCGGCTATGCTGATGAGCAGACTGGTAATGCCAACATCAACATGACTCTCTCTCAGCGTCGTGCAGAGGCTGTCAAGAACGCTCTCATAAACAACTATGGTGTCAGTGCAGACAATATCGTCATTGACTTCAAGGGCGACACTGTACAGCCATTTGCTACAAACGAGTGGAACCGCGTTGCTATCATCGACATCAAGTAA
- a CDS encoding N-acetylmuramoyl-L-alanine amidase: MRPNDIKYIVIHCSATRSNMTYSAWQLDQDHRARGFAMAGYHFYITRAGVIESMRPPSMPGAHAIGYNQCSLGVCYEGGLRPDGTPWDTRTPEQRAAMLKLLQTLVAIHPNARIVGHRDLSPDLNHNGVVEPHEWLKACPCFDAFKEYLSLWHKR; this comes from the coding sequence ATGAGACCAAACGACATCAAATATATCGTCATACACTGCAGTGCTACACGCAGCAATATGACTTACAGTGCCTGGCAGCTGGATCAAGACCACCGCGCCAGAGGCTTTGCCATGGCGGGATACCACTTTTACATCACACGTGCTGGTGTGATCGAATCGATGAGACCGCCCTCCATGCCTGGGGCGCATGCTATCGGCTACAACCAGTGTAGCCTAGGCGTATGCTACGAAGGGGGACTGAGACCCGACGGAACGCCCTGGGATACACGTACCCCGGAGCAGCGTGCCGCTATGCTTAAGCTACTCCAGACGCTGGTCGCTATACACCCTAACGCACGGATCGTAGGGCATAGGGACCTGAGTCCCGACCTAAACCACAACGGCGTCGTAGAGCCGCACGAGTGGTTGAAGGCGTGTCCTTGTTTTGATGCATTCAAAGAGTATCTATCCCTATGGCACAAACGATAA